A part of Halobacillus shinanisalinarum genomic DNA contains:
- the cdaS gene encoding sporulation-specific diadenylate cyclase CdaS: MATEEPDLSGPVKQHLKKYLHQITKEIDHLLITMENKDCCILDEFEQVHGVFNNLHMTASSYYLTAYLSPFTDSYQALSTAVQHLSERKHGALIAVQRKEPLASFIHSGIPVGGSVSYALLESVFNPGSPLHDGAVVVEDNTIISAGNVIPLSRQTTGRENLGTRHRAAIGLSERSDALVLAVSEETGRVSFALEGKLYPVHQSGLI; this comes from the coding sequence ATGGCCACTGAGGAACCGGATCTTTCCGGACCAGTAAAACAACATTTAAAGAAATATTTACATCAAATCACAAAGGAAATTGATCATTTGCTAATCACTATGGAGAATAAAGACTGTTGTATCTTAGATGAATTTGAACAAGTTCATGGTGTATTCAATAACCTGCACATGACGGCATCTTCATACTATTTAACAGCTTATTTATCACCCTTTACAGATAGTTATCAAGCATTATCAACGGCTGTTCAGCACCTTTCCGAACGTAAACACGGTGCGTTAATAGCGGTTCAAAGAAAAGAACCACTCGCATCATTTATTCATTCTGGTATCCCGGTCGGTGGATCCGTTTCATATGCCTTACTAGAGTCTGTTTTTAATCCGGGCAGCCCCCTCCATGATGGTGCTGTTGTAGTAGAAGATAATACAATCATATCAGCTGGAAATGTAATACCTCTATCGAGACAGACTACCGGCAGGGAAAACCTTGGGACACGGCATAGAGCAGCAATTGGATTATCTGAACGAAGTGATGCACTAGTACTAGCTGTCTCGGAAGAAACGGGCAGGGTTTCTTTTGCATTGGAAGGAAAACTATACCCTGTTCACCAAAGTGGATTGATCTAA
- a CDS encoding NADH:flavin oxidoreductase, with product MPSNLFNPIELGSTKLENRIGVAPMTRTSGTSEGLVTDQMVSYYSKFARGGFGLIITEGVYPDNKYSQGYFNQPGIIDAEQVNAWKRVTDAVHQEGGQIIVQLMHAGALSQGNRFTTGSLGPSSVQPKGEQMNFYGGEGAFPLPKEASKKDIEEIVKGFVDASKRAKDAGFDGIEIHGANGYILDQFLTDYTNQRTDEYGGSTENRVRLSVEVSKAVRETVGQDFTVGIRISQGKVNDFSHKWANKGKDAEIIFSQLGDAGLDYIHVTEYEAWQPAFPEGEGTEATDSAFGDGGPTLAGLAKKYGKLLVIANGGLHDPEKAKEIIENGDADVVTLARGALANRDWVKKVKNNESLKEFEPEKVLSPDAKIKGFET from the coding sequence ATGCCATCAAACTTATTCAATCCAATAGAGTTAGGAAGTACGAAGCTAGAGAATCGTATAGGAGTTGCTCCTATGACACGGACAAGTGGAACATCGGAAGGTCTAGTTACTGACCAAATGGTCTCTTATTATTCAAAGTTTGCTCGTGGAGGTTTTGGGCTTATTATAACGGAAGGGGTCTACCCAGATAACAAATACAGTCAGGGTTACTTTAACCAACCTGGTATTATCGATGCGGAACAAGTAAATGCATGGAAAAGGGTTACAGATGCGGTTCATCAAGAAGGAGGTCAAATCATCGTTCAGTTGATGCATGCTGGTGCTTTGTCACAGGGTAACCGGTTCACAACGGGATCCCTAGGACCTTCCTCAGTTCAACCAAAGGGGGAGCAGATGAACTTCTATGGCGGTGAAGGAGCATTCCCTTTACCAAAAGAGGCATCAAAAAAAGACATTGAAGAGATCGTAAAAGGGTTCGTTGATGCATCAAAACGGGCGAAAGATGCTGGTTTTGATGGAATTGAAATCCATGGAGCCAATGGTTATATACTTGACCAATTCCTAACGGATTACACAAATCAACGAACAGATGAATATGGTGGTTCAACAGAAAACCGTGTTAGATTATCAGTTGAAGTTTCAAAGGCAGTTCGTGAAACTGTTGGTCAGGATTTTACAGTTGGCATACGTATTTCTCAAGGGAAAGTAAATGATTTTTCCCATAAGTGGGCGAACAAAGGAAAAGATGCTGAAATTATCTTCAGCCAATTAGGAGATGCTGGATTAGACTATATTCATGTAACGGAATATGAAGCTTGGCAACCTGCTTTTCCAGAAGGAGAAGGTACGGAGGCAACGGATTCCGCTTTTGGTGATGGAGGTCCAACACTTGCCGGATTAGCGAAAAAATATGGGAAATTACTTGTCATTGCAAATGGAGGTCTGCATGACCCAGAAAAGGCAAAAGAGATTATTGAAAATGGAGATGCAGATGTTGTTACTTTAGCCCGCGGTGCTCTTGCAAATAGGGATTGGGTAAAGAAAGTTAAAAACAATGAGTCTTTAAAAGAATTTGAGCCAGAAAAAGTGTTAAGTCCTGATGCAAAAATTAAAGGTTTTGAAACCTAA
- a CDS encoding type 1 glutamine amidotransferase domain-containing protein codes for MAKVLAVLSSGYKDEENNYETGWWGEELFAPMDLLEKAGHQVDLASPLGGKPDVDQVSISEEYDPEGTYKGLYESGKADETQKLSEVNPADYGVILVIGGHGAMYDLAKNEDLHRIINTIYDYDGIVAAECHGPAPLIWTTRPNGESIIAGKKVTGYPDEIEPEGLLDILPLSLEQEMTEIANYDKGDLNQKAHAVWADNQIVTSRDPFSSELMGEELVKALEKGKK; via the coding sequence ATGGCAAAAGTGTTAGCAGTATTATCAAGTGGATACAAGGATGAAGAAAACAATTATGAAACTGGTTGGTGGGGAGAAGAGTTATTCGCACCTATGGACCTTTTAGAAAAGGCGGGCCATCAAGTTGATTTAGCTTCACCTCTTGGGGGGAAACCTGACGTTGATCAAGTAAGTATTAGTGAAGAATATGACCCCGAAGGAACGTATAAGGGACTATATGAATCAGGGAAAGCAGATGAAACGCAAAAGCTTTCAGAGGTAAACCCAGCAGATTATGGTGTAATTTTAGTTATTGGAGGTCATGGTGCAATGTATGACCTTGCAAAAAATGAGGATTTACATCGTATTATCAATACGATTTATGATTATGACGGGATAGTCGCTGCGGAGTGTCATGGGCCAGCTCCGCTGATTTGGACAACACGCCCAAATGGAGAAAGCATCATTGCAGGCAAGAAAGTAACTGGTTATCCCGATGAAATCGAACCAGAAGGGTTATTGGATATTCTTCCTCTCAGCCTTGAACAAGAAATGACGGAAATCGCAAATTATGATAAAGGTGATCTTAACCAAAAAGCTCATGCTGTATGGGCAGACAATCAAATTGTAACAAGTCGAGACCCGTTCTCTTCTGAACTCATGGGAGAAGAATTAGTTAAAGCACTTGAAAAAGGAAAGAAGTAA